The DNA window CGCGGAGGACGCTGAAGCCGAGTCCAAGGCCGCCGATCTTCATATTGACACTggttgtttttcttcttctccttcttctttttcttttgctgtTTGTGGTTGCGACGTGACTGATTCTTGATGCCGGTGCAGTCGATGCGGTAGTAGCGCCGAAGGCGAGGCCCCGGAGGAAGGTTGAGGGGGGTTGCCATATTGGTtgtagtggtggtggtgataCGGATGGTAGAAGTAGCACCAGTGGTGGTagtgttgttgctgttgtcatcccaccgccgccagTTGAGTGTTCCGGCTGCGGTGTCGAGATGAGGGTAGAAGTTTGGCATGCTTGTTCGGTAATACATGCGATTTTCGTTTGCGCAGCTGTGCTGCCATTCCCATCTTCCGTTTTCGTACCTGATGTAGGCTGATATTAGGTCGGTGGAAGGTGAATGTAGGTTGTGGCGTACCTGGATCCGAGGGTTAGTATGCTGCATTTGCCCACTACACACAAATATATGCGAAGATATATATAAGGACGAGTACAAGAAAAGATGATAAGCTAGACATGAAGACTAAAAACCAAGCAAGTAACGATATCCATCGCGTACCAGTAGTAAAATCGAATCAGGTGAGGAATAAAAGCCAACATCCGCTCGGCCACTAGGGATTGCCTAGTGGCGCTATCAATCTGATTACCGTAAGGGCGCATCGGgttgatgaaaaagaaagaaaccagagggggagaaggggcTTCATATAGCTTTCCAGAGGTAGCATGGTTTGAATCAGTTTAGTCGCTTTTCACCTCGATAGAATCGGTCTAGTCAGGATCAACTctggtgcagaagaagaccaagcctAATAAGGAACTGAATGTTATGAAGCCGGAGTCGGAGTCAAAAATAGACTGGAAAAATATTATTGTTGGTTCATTATCAAATTTGTATAGCTGGAACGACTGGATGCCAAGGCTTACCTGAGCAGGATTTGGCAGGATCGGCCGTGACGAGTATTCGAGATCCGCCTGAATTTCTTTCTCCCTCACCTTTTTGTCCCCGACTCACTCGTTCCCTCGATGTCCTTGACTCTTGCATAGTATATATGTAACTACACTCAACCCATCTCTCTCGTTACTTCTGCATCGATTTTGCATTCCCTTTCCCAACACTCGCTTCCTAACTCGCGCTTTTACCTCACACCGGCATgtcggatgacgaggaaTACTACGAGTTCGAAGATGACTATCTCTGGGATGACGTGGTCCCGGACCTAGTCGTGAGTACCTCCCTTCCAACAGTTCACGAAGAACATCCAAACCTATCACTGCATAACCTCCGACGCTAACCCGCCCTCCCTTCACGCAGGACGAACTCGCCGCAAGCTCATACTACGACATCTCGTACTACGACGACCCCGCGCAGGACGTGCAAGAATTCTTCAGTGACTGGGAATACTACTCAGATGACTactacgacgaggatgccTCAGCAGCGCCGAAAACAAAGCCGAAACCCACCACGAAACGCAAACGCGAGACCTCCCCTTCCGTGCACCGCGGCCCCCCACCGGTCCAGTCTACCACAAAACCAGATATCACTTCCTTCCAAGGCGTGGTTTGGAAGACACCCAGCCTGGAAAGGGACCAGGATGTCGCCGTGCAGATCTACGAGCCGGGCTACGGGGACAAGGTTGCCCTGCTGGAGAACTGGCGCGAGGTATTCAAGTCCGCGCAGCCGGGTCTGGATAAATCGcgcctgcgcaagaagcggGCGAGGGAGGAGTCACTTCGGCCTAGTCTCGCCACCGCTGTTGCTGCAGTTGAGCCCATGGAGACCGATGCGGTGGATATTACGACCCCACTAGCAGGCAGCGAGGCGCCGCATCAGCTAGACAGCTCAGATCAAATATCGGACGTGCTATCATTGGAAACCCTACGCTCGAAGGACGGGGACGCGGGCGAGGCGTCCAATACCACGCCGGAGCAGGTGCTGTCCCCCAATAACGCACCCAAGCCTGCTGCCTTGGCTCCTGCCAAGAGGGGTCGGAAGCGTAAAGCGGAGACCTCGGTGCCGGAGCATGCGAGTAAGGATGGGCCTGCTGGGGACTCGGTGAAGCCGCGGGGGAAACGAGTTGCGTCAAGGAAGGTCAGTGGTGGTAGTGGGCAGGCTGGTGCGTCGCAGGCGGCGGGTTCAGTGCGCCGGTCGACGAGGCAGAAGAAGTAATTCAGCCTGGACATTTGCACATGTTTTGGATATCCGGCGTTTCTCTTATTTGTGATATCGCATGACTGGCATAAACAGAACACATTTCAACGGAATTGCATCTTATGGTTTACGTGGACAGATATAATCTATTGATCGAATTTGTAGAACAAGTTGGACAACACTACGCATACTCCTTGTTAAACGCACGACCGATGACCATCCGTCGAATCTCGCTCGTGCCCGCACCAATCTCATACAACTTTGCATCCCTTAGCAACCGCCCGGCAGGGATCTCATTAATATAGCCGCTTCCCCCCATGAGCTGAATCGCGTCCAGAGTACACTCCGTCGCCCGCTCAGCGGCATAGAGGATTGCTCCCGCGCAATCCTGCGTCCGGACCACCATCTCACCCGATGCTACGGCGGCTTGGTCGACCTGTCGCGCCGTGGTATAGGTGTAGGCCCGCGAGGCGGCTAGCTTGGTGTACATGTCCGCCAACTTGCCCTGAATGAGCTGGTTGTGCGCGATGGGAGTTCCAAACTGCTTTCGCACGTGAGTGTAGGGGAGGACCAGGTCAAGGGCTGCTTGCATAATTCTGTGAGGTTGTTAGTTAGTatagaagaaaacaagaatgGTTTGGAGTGGCACATACCCCAAGGGCCCAGCGCTCAGAACAAGTCTCTCCAGATCCAACCCCTCCATCAACACACGAACGCCACGGttcacctcgcccagcaGGTTCTCCCGAGGAACAAACACATCCTCGAAGATCAGCTCCCCCGTGTTCGAGCCGCGCATGCCCAACTTGTCGAGCTTGCGCGCACACGAGAAGCCCTTGGACGACTTCTCCACGATAAAGGCCGTGATCCCCTTCGAGCCCTTCTCGGGCTCCGTCTTGGCATATACAACAATAAAGTCCGCATCAGGACCCTACCCCACACTGTATTAGTGATGGTACTTTGTGATAGAAAATCACACTCACATTGGTAATCCACATCTTGGTCCCATTCAACACCCACCCACCGtccacctccttcgccgTCGTCTTCATGCTCACGACATCCGAGCCCGCCGAGTGCTCGGACATGGCCAGCGCGCCGACCTTCTCACCAGACAGGAGGCCAGGCAGGAATCGCTCTTTCTGCGCGGCCGACCCATTGAGTGAGATCTGGTTCACGCAGAGTTGCGAATGCGCGGCGTACGATAGTCCGATACTGCCAGAGGCTCGGCTGAGCTCTTCCATTACCACGCAATGGGCCTGGTAGCCCATTCCCAAACCGCCGTATTCTTCATTAGCCGTCACGCCGAGGAACCTGGATTTGATTGTAATGGTTAATACGGTTTGGTCGTATGATCAGAGTGCGGGGGCTCTATGGGGGTTCATACCCAGCATCACCGAGCTTCTTCCACATGTCTGCAGGAAACTCATTCTGTTCGTCTGTCCGTGCGGCCACCTCGGCGGGGATCTCGCGACCTGAATCAAGATCCTTGTGAGCGATTGAGCCGACAGTATTTACCAGGGACGTAGTCAACTCACGAGTAAATTCCTGCACCCGATCGCGCAGTTCCAACAAATCTTCGTCGGTGGGTGGCTCAAAGCCTGCTGGGTGTTTGGTCGACACGGTCCGCCATAAACGCGGGGAGACGGCAAGTGTGGGGATGGGCTTGCGCACCCGTGAGAATGAACgggcggtggaggagcgGAAGACGGAGGATAGAGGGGAGAGggacgccatggtgggagGATTAGAGAGGACAAGTGAAAGGAAAGACACGGAGGAGTGGTGGAACTCTTAAGGGTTGATGTTGCAGAACTGCGCGGCACCCGTCGGGACAAACAGACCAGGGCCGCTTCGGATGTTCTTGTATGGCGGTGATTGATTTCTAGAATCAATTCACTGACATCTCTCGATGATTCAAACGACTGTATTAAttctattttcttttctttttccatccCTATGAATTCTCCTCCGCACCATTTCTTCTCCCTGTCtggctgttgttgttgttgtctGCTCGGCTATCCGCGGCAATCGTCACTCCGCACTGGGCCTCTCGtgcttctctctctctttcttctccctcttcttccttttcccctTCGACCATACTCACGATACTACCATAAATCAATGCTATGCTATCGACACAATACCCTGTCTGACTCTCTCTAGCAGAGTTCTTCCTGTCGTCTTCCTCTCAATAGCTTCTCCACACATTCTCCCCGCAATGCGCGCCCCGTCCCCGCTTGTTCTTCGGAGCCTGGGCTCAACCCGAGCTGTGCGCCGCAGCCAAACTGCTCCTCTCCTCAGACTCTCGGCTCGAACGATTGCCAGCTATACACATCCTCACCATGCATCCGCACTATCTGTCCTCCCCACTGCCGTGGAcacctcgtcgtccgagtACCGCGAAAACAGCCAGCAGATGCAGGAGCTCCTGGATCGGATGAGCAGCCTGCACGCGAAAATCGGACAGGGAGGAACTGAAAAGGCGCGTGAGAAGCACATCGCACGCGGCAAGATGCTGCCGCGGGACCGTATCTCTTCCCTGATCGATCCCGGCACGCCCTTCCTAGAATTGTCCCCGCTCGCCGGCCACGAAGTCTACGAAGGCGAGGATGTGCCCGCTGGTGGCATTATCACGGGTATCGGCACAGTCGAAGGCGTCAACTGCATGATCGTGGCCAACGATAGCACCGTCAAGGGTGGCACGTATTACCCGATCACCGTCAAGAAGCACCTGCGCGCACAGGCAGTGGCCCAGGAGAATCGCTTGCCCTGCATCTACCTCGTCGATTCAGGCGGTGCCAATCTGCCTCACCAGAAAGATGTCTTCCCGGATCGGGACCATATCGGGCGTTTCTTCTACAACCAGGCTCGCATGAGCTCCCTGGGGATCCCTCAGCTGTCCGTTGTGATGGGTCCCTGTaccgccggcggcgcctATGTGCCCGCCATGAGCGACGAAACCATTATTGTCGAGAACCAGGGCACTATCTTCCTCGCTGGCCCACCACTCGTCAAGGCTGCCACGGGAGAAGTGGTCTCGGCCGAGGACCTGGGCGGCGGCCTGCTGCATTCGACCATCTCCGGCGTGACCGACTACCTCGCCGTGGACGATGCCCACGCTCTAGTGCTCGCCCGACGCTCCGTCGCCAACCTGAACTACCCTATCACGCGAGGGCCCCTGCAGTTGGAGAATGCCAACACCGACAGCCTCGTCATCAAAGAACCCCTCTACGATCCCGCCGAGCTAAACGGCATCGTTGGCACGAACCTGCGCCGCCAGATCCCGGCGCACGAGGTGATCGCGCGCATCGTGGACGGCAGCGAGTTCGCCGAGTTCAAGCGCGATTACGGCACCACGCTGGTGACGGGCTTTGCGCGCATCCAGGGCCACCGTGTCGGCATCGTCGCCAACAATGGGATATTGTTCTCCGAGTCCTCGCTCAAGGGCGCCCATTTCATCGAGCTGTGCGCCCAGCGCCGCATCCCTCTCGTGTTCCTGCAGAATATCTCGGGTTTCATGGTCGGCGCCGATGCAGAGAAGGGCGGGATCGCGAAGAACGGAGCTAAGCTGGTTACAGCTGTCGCCTGTGCGGATGTGCCCAAGTTTACAGTCGTGTTTGGGTCGAGTGCTGGTGCTGGCAATTACGGGATGTGGTTAGTTTTTTTTGCCCCTCGACCTATGGTTTTCTATTCTAACATCTGCAGTGGCCGTGCCTACTCCCCCCGCCTACTCTTCATGTGGCCCAACGCCAAAATCGGCGTGATGGGCTCCGAACAACTCTCCGCGGTCATGGAGGCCGTCGGCCGCACCGCCGACCCAGCTCTCAAGGCTCGCATCGACCATGAATCCGAGGCGATCTATTCCTCTGCCCGCCTATGGGATGACGGTGTCATTCCACCCGCCCAAACGAGGCATATGCTCGGATTGGGACTGACAGCTGCGCTGAGCGGAAAGGCCGAGCCGAATGTGCAGACCCGGTTCGGCGTATTCCGCATGTGAGAATAAGGGAAACGGACATATAAAACAGACTAGAAGAGGATACCAGAAACGTGGAatgaaatatatattttcacACATATATGTTTTTgtatccatccatccaatGTGCCAGCCAAGTCAAGGCAAGCAAGCACTGAGCCGGATCCTACCAAGTATtcacaaaaaaagaagcatAAAACTTTTTGCCCAATTCTTCCAAAAGAGCAGCAGATAGATAGACAGACATGGTTTCCAATTCATGGAAAGCAGGTGGCACCCAGCGCGCAGACAGTCAAGCTTCCAGAAAGGACAAAAAtgaaggtggtggtgatgatgatattgtATGTTGTGGTGAGGTGAGGTGGGGAGGAGTATGCCAGCGAGGCATTGATTCTATCGTAAGGCGCATAAAACACAGAGGCGTGACATAAAAatcgacgatgaagaagaagaagcgcgtCGTAGTGTCGTATAGAAAAGACGCAGAATAGATCCATGGCAAGCAAAGCAACCGTTTCCTTAGAGAATCACACACCGCCCACCCGCACGACGACTCTGCCTCTTTGCCCTATCCTGACGAAGAACCGGCCCCTCGCGCGCCTTCCGAAACTCCGTGGGTTCACCTAGATCCTTACGGATAATCTGACGGCACAAGTCAACGAAGACCTCGTTGACGTTTGCGCGGCGCCGCGCAGAGGTCTCGTAGTAGGGCGCGTTGCCCCAGTTTTGGGAGAGGCCGAAGGCGCGCGCGCGGGGCACGGCGCGGTCGTCTTCCAGGTCGGATTTGTTGCCGACTATCACGAGCGGGACGTGTTCGTCGTCTTTGATTCGGATGATTTGTTCGCGGAGTTCGGCGAGTTCGTTCAGCGAGGAGTTGCTTGTTATtgagaagacgaggaggaagccttggccttgtttCATGTAGATTTCTCTAGGCGAGGGTTAGTGGTGTTGATTTGGGAGCTCGGAGATAGTTGGGTGAGGGTTATTACCTCATGGCCGCTGGGATGCGGTTAGCAGGGTGATTGGTAGATCTCGGGGAATGTGGTGGAAGGACTTACTGAACTGTTCTGTTCCCGCGGTATCCAAGCTTTTGATTCCCAAGGTCAGCAAGACTCGACGCCAGGTAGTACGCTATACCACCTACATTTCTAAGATGCATTGTCGGCCCTAGAGGAACGGCATTAATGTCTGCTTTGGCACAGAGGTACAGAGACGCAACTTACATCAACCTCAATCTGTTTCCGGTATGAATCCTCGATGGTAGGGTCGTAGCTTTCGATCCAGACATTTTGGACAAATTGAGCTGTCGATACAATAGTTAGTTTCCGAGCTTCGGCCCGAGGCACGCGACCCAGGCAGTAAATACACACCAGTCAAACAACTCTTGCCAACACCTCCTGTTGTCGAGAATACCTGTCGTCAGTGGGGGTGTTCCTCGCGAGACACAATGGTCATTTATCGGAGCAAAGCAAAGCTTACCAGCACCCAGCACAACAATATGATACTCCCGTCTACAGACTATCGTCAGACACAGCCATTGAGGAACCCCAGACAATAGAAATACTTACTGAGGCCGCATTGAGCTCCCAGATATCCTGATTATTTATAtagaggtggtggtggtggtagtggtgaTGGTGGGGTGTGTGGTGAGATAAAAGACCGAGGTCAATTGTAAGCGTGTTTGTTGTTCCCGAGGAGAGCTACGTGACCGGATCGCGTCGTGGTAGCAGAATATCACTTGTCGTCTAATGAGCGTGGTTATGGTGGTTCCCTTGTCGTGTGCGAGA is part of the Penicillium psychrofluorescens genome assembly, chromosome: 4 genome and encodes:
- a CDS encoding uncharacterized protein (ID:PFLUO_006376-T1.cds;~source:funannotate), with amino-acid sequence MRAPSPLVLRSLGSTRAVRRSQTAPLLRLSARTIASYTHPHHASALSVLPTAVDTSSSEYRENSQQMQELLDRMSSLHAKIGQGGTEKAREKHIARGKMLPRDRISSLIDPGTPFLELSPLAGHEVYEGEDVPAGGIITGIGTVEGVNCMIVANDSTVKGGTYYPITVKKHLRAQAVAQENRLPCIYLVDSGGANLPHQKDVFPDRDHIGRFFYNQARMSSLGIPQLSVVMGPCTAGGAYVPAMSDETIIVENQGTIFLAGPPLVKAATGEVVSAEDLGGGLLHSTISGVTDYLAVDDAHALVLARRSVANLNYPITRGPLQLENANTDSLVIKEPLYDPAELNGIVGTNLRRQIPAHEVIARIVDGSEFAEFKRDYGTTLVTGFARIQGHRVGIVANNGILFSESSLKGAHFIELCAQRRIPLVFLQNISGFMVGADAEKGGIAKNGAKLVTAVACADVPKFTVVFGSSAGAGNYGMCGRAYSPRLLFMWPNAKIGVMGSEQLSAVMEAVGRTADPALKARIDHESEAIYSSARLWDDGVIPPAQTRHMLGLGLTAALSGKAEPNVQTRFGVFRM
- a CDS encoding uncharacterized protein (ID:PFLUO_006375-T1.cds;~source:funannotate) yields the protein MASLSPLSSVFRSSTARSFSRVRKPIPTLAVSPRLWRTVSTKHPAGFEPPTDEDLLELRDRVQEFTRREIPAEVAARTDEQNEFPADMWKKLGDAGFLGVTANEEYGGLGMGYQAHCVVMEELSRASGSIGLSYAAHSQLCVNQISLNGSAAQKERFLPGLLSGEKVGALAMSEHSAGSDVVSMKTTAKEVDGGWVLNGTKMWITNGPDADFIVVYAKTEPEKGSKGITAFIVEKSSKGFSCARKLDKLGMRGSNTGELIFEDVFVPRENLLGEVNRGVRVLMEGLDLERLVLSAGPLGIMQAALDLVLPYTHVRKQFGTPIAHNQLIQGKLADMYTKLAASRAYTYTTARQVDQAAVASGEMVVRTQDCAGAILYAAERATECTLDAIQLMGGSGYINEIPAGRLLRDAKLYEIGAGTSEIRRMVIGRAFNKEYA
- a CDS encoding uncharacterized protein (ID:PFLUO_006374-T1.cds;~source:funannotate), which codes for MSDDEEYYEFEDDYLWDDVVPDLVDELAASSYYDISYYDDPAQDVQEFFSDWEYYSDDYYDEDASAAPKTKPKPTTKRKRETSPSVHRGPPPVQSTTKPDITSFQGVVWKTPSLERDQDVAVQIYEPGYGDKVALLENWREVFKSAQPGLDKSRLRKKRAREESLRPSLATAVAAVEPMETDAVDITTPLAGSEAPHQLDSSDQISDVLSLETLRSKDGDAGEASNTTPEQVLSPNNAPKPAALAPAKRGRKRKAETSVPEHASKDGPAGDSVKPRGKRVASRKVSGGSGQAGASQAAGSVRRSTRQKK
- a CDS encoding uncharacterized protein (ID:PFLUO_006377-T1.cds;~source:funannotate); protein product: MREIYMKQGQGFLLVFSITSNSSLNELAELREQIIRIKDDEHVPLVIVGNKSDLEDDRAVPRARAFGLSQNWGNAPYYETSARRRANVNEVFVDLCRQIIRKDLGEPTEFRKAREGPVLRQDRAKRQSRRAGGRCVIL